The sequence AGGTGCATGCAATTCAATGCTGGCTAACGTGTTTTTTAttctaatttttattaaattctaATTCATTACATCCTTTgcgaaaattaaccatggttttactacaacagcaaaaaaagTATAATCCCACTTTGTTTTAGATTGATCCAAAACCAGTGGCAGACATTGACTTTTCCAAGCCTGTCAGACAAAGGCCAGTTCAGAGTAGGGAGCCCGTCACATCTACTGTAGTCACACCAGTCTCACCAAGCATGCTTTTTAGGTCCTTGAAGGTAAGGAAACATTTGCAGAAACCTGACAAATTACAATATGTGCAAAAACACAATATGTAACTAGACAGTCATCAGCATACATTTACTCTTAACGTGCAAAGTTGTGTTTTTGGAAAATATCTGTAGTGTCATGTgctactcaaaaaaaaaaaaaaaaaaaaaaaggactatGACGTAAATATTATTCCCATTTCAGAATGAGATCCCAGACTGTGCACTGTTCACCACTATAACTTTTGGTAGTGACACAGACACTGCATCTGAGGGAGAGCAGGAGAGCACAGGCAGGGTTGATAGTCTGACTACAGCTGAGGCAGATTCTAATATGGAAGCACAAGTGATGGTTCAGAGTGACACACCTTGTACTGACAGCACTGTAGATGCTAGCATGCCAAAACCCCTTACACATCTGTTTGATGAGAAGCATAGTTTGCTGTCACAAGCTGAACTACAAAAGGAGTTGGATAAAATCATGCAAACCATCCCTGCTTACTTTAGTGAACTGAATTGTAACCATCTCCAGAAGAGTACACTGGGTCAGTCCTCTTGTAAACAATGGTTTGAGCAGAGACAGGGCCGAATCACTGCAAGTCACTTTAACGAAGTGTTAAAATGCAAGACAAGTCATGTTAGCGTGACATCTAAAATCATGGGCTACACATCAAGCAGAAATGCACCAGCCTTAGCTTGGGGTAAGAACAGTGAAAAACTAGCTAGAGAAGCCTTTTCTTCAAA is a genomic window of Megalobrama amblycephala isolate DHTTF-2021 linkage group LG3, ASM1881202v1, whole genome shotgun sequence containing:
- the LOC125263935 gene encoding uncharacterized protein LOC125263935 → MLFRSLKNEIPDCALFTTITFGSDTDTASEGEQESTGRVDSLTTAEADSNMEAQVMVQSDTPCTDSTVDASMPKPLTHLFDEKHSLLSQAELQKELDKIMQTIPAYFSELNCNHLQKSTLGQSSCKQWFEQRQGRITASHFNEVLKCKTSHVSVTSKIMGYTSSRNAPALAWGKNSEKLAREAFSSNQMTCHDSLSVEEVGLVVNPKFPHLGASPDGIVHCKCCPPSTLEIKCPLKYANMSITDAN